The following are encoded together in the Monodelphis domestica isolate mMonDom1 chromosome 5, mMonDom1.pri, whole genome shotgun sequence genome:
- the TWF1 gene encoding twinfilin-1, whose amino-acid sequence MSHQTGIQASDEVKGIFAKARNGKYRLLKISIEDEQLVVGSSSQPAETWDKDYDTFILPLLEEKQPCYILYRLDSQNAQGYEWIFIAWSPDYSHVRQKMLYAATRATLKKEFGGGHIKDEIFGTVKEDVSLNGYRKYLISQSSPAPLTAAEEELRQIKINEVQTDVGVDTKHQTLQGVAFPIAGEALQALEKLNNRQLNYVQLEIDIKNEVIILANTTNTELKDLPKRIPKDSARYHFFLYKHSHEGDYLESIVFIYSMPGYTCSIKERMLYSSCKSTLLEIVERKLQMDIIRKIEIDNGDELTADFLYEEVHPKQHAHKQSFAKPKGPAGKRGIRRLIRGPAETEATTE is encoded by the exons AACAACTTGTAGTTGGATCTTCTAGTCAGCCTGCAGAGACTTGGGATAAAGATTATGATACTTTCATTCTACCActattagaagagaagcaaccaTGCTACATATTGTACAGGTTAGATTCTCAGAATGCACAAGGATATGAGTGGATCTTCATTGCATGGTCACCAGACTATTCTCAC GTTCGTCAAAAAATGTTGTATGCAGCAACCAGAGCAACTCTGAAAAAGGAGTTTGGAGGTGGTCATATTAAAGATGAAATATTTGGGACAGTGAAG GAAGATGTTTCATTGAATGgatatagaaaatatttgatATCTCAGTCCTCCCCAGCTCCACTGACTGCAGCTGAGGAAGAATTAcggcaaattaaaattaatgag GTCCAAACTGATGTTGGTGTGGACACTAAGCATCAAACACTACAAGGAGTAGCATTCCCTATTGCTGGAGAAGCTCTTCAAGCTTTGGAAAAATTGAATAATAGACAGCTCAACTATGTACAGTTG gaaatagatataaaaaatgaagttattatttTGGCCAACACAACAAATACAGAGCTAAAAGACTTGCCAAAAAGGATTCCAAAGGACTCGGCACGTTATCATTTCTTTCTGTATAAACATTCCCATGAAGGAGACTATTTGGAGTCTATAG TTTTTATTTACTCAATGCCTGGGTACACATGCAGCATAAAGGAACGGATGCTTTATTCTAGCTGCAAAAGTACTCTGCTAGAAATtgtagaaagaaaactacagatggATATAATTAGAAAG ATTGAAATAGATAATGGAGATGAATTAACTGCAGACTTCCTTTATGAAGAAGTACATCCAAAACAACATGCCCATAAGCAGAGTTTTGCTAAACCAAAAGGTCCTGCAGGAAAAAGAGGAATTAGAAGACTAATTAGGGGTCCAGCTGAAACTGAAGCTACTACTGAGTGA